The Nitrospirota bacterium genome includes the window CAGCGCTTGGCAGAGCCGTAGGCAGCCCCGGGATTGATGCCGAGAATCGGCCGGGGAAGCGCGGCGAGCCTCTCCCGGGCGGTCCTCCTCTCGTCGAGGGAGAGCCGAATCCAGGGCTGCTGGTAAAAGACCGGCATACCGACCGCTTTGAGGAGCGTCAGGTAGTAGGCGATGTGGTGAATCTTCCGGTCCTCGCCGTTGAACGAGACGGGGTGGGTCAGGAGAAAGCCCCTCCGGTCCCTGTCATAGCCGATGCGCTCGGGTATCCCCGCGAGAAAGGCGAGCAGCGCGGCATCGAAGGCGTTCTGGAGGAGGATCGCCTTCGAGAAGTGTTTCTTCCTGAGGCGGTAGGCGAGCTTGAAGCGCCCGAAGGCGGTCCGGAAGCAGTCCTCATAGAGAATGATCTCATCGACAGCGGGATCTCTTTCGAAGACAGGGGCCACGGAGGGTTTCACGAGCAGACTGATCGGAGCGTCCGGAAAGGCCTTGCGCACGCTCCAGAGGGCGGGCATGGTCATCACGGCGTCGCCGATCCAGTTGACCCCGCGGACAAGAATGGACGATGCGGTATTCCCGGACATCCTCTAGTTTACCATGAGCAGGCCCTGCTGCCGATAGCAGGGGGAGGCACTGAAGAGCCGGGCCGAGAGCTGTTAAGAAAAGACTTGACAAGGCTAGTTCTAATTTGATAAAAATTATCAAACGATAATCATTATAATCTAAACAAGGGCGAGGTGATCATGAACAAGACAAGAGAGAGGGGGCTCAAGCTGACGCCGCAGCGGATGGCGATTTTCGACTATCTCAGGGACAATACCGACCACCCTTCGGCAGAGGACGTTTATGCCGCGGTCTCGAAGAGGTTCCCGACCATGTCCTTTGCGACGGTCTACAATACGCTCGAGACATTGCGGAAGAGGGGAGAGGTGCTGGAGCTCACGATCGATGCGGACAGGAAGCGCTTCGACCCGAACACGCATCCGCACCACCATCTTATCTGCATACACTGCAAACGGATCGTGGATATCCATAGCGAGTTCGAGCTCTCCCTCTCCGGCAAGGACAGGGCCGATTTCGAGGTAGTCGGCAACCATGTGGAGTTTTACGGCGTATGCGGCAATTGCAGGAAAAAGAAGAGTTAGCTTTTATCGGCGATTTTTTTCCTGTAGAATTTTTATTAGGGTTTAAGGAGTCCTTGGCTCCTGATTGCATACCATCGGAAGAGGTCTATCATTATGGAACACGTATGCTGCGGATTGAGAGTGGGACAGACGGCGCCGGACTTCACGATCGAGACCTTCGAGCCTACCCGGGGGGATTTCGGCGAGAGGAGCCTCGCGGAACAGAAGAAGGCGGGGAAGTGGACTATTCTCTTTTTCTATCCCGCTGATTTCACCTTTGTCTGAGCGACCGAATTCGCTGATCTGGCGGATCAGTACGAAAACATCAAGGCAGCGAACGCCGAGTTGATCACGGTGAGCACCGATACGAAATTCGTTCACCTCGCCTGGAAGACGAGCGAAAAGCTCCTCGAGAAGGTTAAGTACCCCATGGGAGCGGACCCGACCGGCAGGCTCTCGCGGCTTTTCGGCATTTATGACGAAGAGACCGGGCTGGCGCTCAGGGGAACGTTCCTCATCAGCCCCGACGGCAAGCTCCTCGGCTCGGAAGTCAACTTCTACAATGTGGGAAGGAATTCCGAGGAGCTACTCCGGAAGCTGCAGGCGAGCGACTATCTCAGGGGAGCCCCTGAAGAGGCCTGCCCCGCCCGGTGGACCAAGGGAGAAAAAACGCTGAAGCCGTCTGCCGAGATGGTCGGCAAGGTGTATGAGGCCCTGCAGTAGGCCGGCCGCTCATAGAGCAACAACTATCATAGCGAGGGTGTCATGGTTCAGGGGATTTCATTGCCTGAAAAGGGAGCTTTCAGCTCCGATTTAAACGGGTCGATGCTTATCTCATTCGATCGAGGAGGATGTCATGTGCGTTGCGTGTGAACGAAGGTGCAGGTGCGGCAGCCGGTCTGCGAGCTTTCATTTCAAGGACAATGTCCTGTCGGACCGGGTCGTGCGGGAGCTCTACTGCCCCTCCTGCTCGCCGGGGATAACCGTGGACCCGGCGAGCATGGTCGCCGATAACGGGTGGGTGATCGAGCTCGATATGGAGGTCGCGGCATTCATGGGGCGCTGCCTTCCTTTTCCGGCGCTCACGCCGGATATCCTCTTCGATGAGGGCTACTGCAGCTGGAACGGCATGTATCCCGGCGACCATATCGACTGCATCAGGGAGCGGGAAGCCATTGTACCCCTCGCGAAGTCGGACCCTGCACGATACCTCAAAGAGATGAGGTTGTGGGCGACGCAAAGAAATGATAGACTCTCTGCTGAAGGATGGAGAAAGGCGCGGAAGCCGACTGCGGTATAGATGAGAGGAGCGGCTCCTGGCCGGCACACAGCGCGGTCCGTCCGGGAGGGATGCTCGTCATTACTAACTATGAACGGAGGTTGAGGGGATGAAGGCAGTAGAGATCAAGAACGGAATCTACTGGGTCGGCGCGATCGACTGGGCGGTGAGGGACTTCCACGGGTACGAGACGCCCCGCGGCACGACCTACAACAACTATCTCGTCATGGACGACGAGATCACTCTGATCGATACGGTGAAGCACGACTTCGCCGAGGTGATGCTCAAGAACATCCGGAGCATCGTCGACCCGTCGAAGATCAGGCATATGGTGGTGAACCATATCGAGAACGATCATGTGACGAGTCTCGGCCGCATCATGGAGCTCATTCCCCACGCCACGGTTTACATAACCGAAAAGGGCAGGAAAGGGCTCGAAAAGTTCTTCGATATCGCCAAATGGAACATGAAGGTCGTCAAGAGCGGCGATACGCTCACGATCGGCAAGAGGACGCTCCTCTTTCTCGAGACCCCCATGCTCCACTGGCCCGACTCGATGATGACCTACATAAAAGAGGACAAGCTCCTCATCAGCCAGGACGGCTTCGGCCAGCATATCGCCTCCGCCGTCCGCTTCGACGACGAGTTCGTCACCTGCGAATCGATGGCCGAGCTCGAGGACGCCGTGATCGATTACTACGCCAATATCCTGATGCCCTTCGGCCAGCTCATCAAGACGAAGGTGGCCGAGATCCAGAAGCTCGGCCTCGAGATCGATATGATCGCGCCCGACCACGGCGTCATCTGGAGGGCGAACCCCGGGAAAGTGCTCCAGATGTATCTCGATATGGCGGGCGGCAGGGCGGCCCGCTGTGTCTCGATCATCTACGATACGATGTGGCACAGCACGGAGCAGATGACCTCTCCCATCATGCAGGGCGTAAAGGACGAGGGCTGCGACTGCAAGGTGATCAAGCTGAGGGCCACCCCGATGAGCGTCGCGATCAAGGAGTTCTGGAAGGCCCGGGGCTGCCTCGTCGGCACGCCGACGCTGAACAACATCATGTACCCCTCGGTCGCCGAGTTCCTTACGCATTTGCGGGGCCTCCGTCCGAAGAACAGGATCGTCGGCGCCTTCGGGAGCTACGGCTGGGGAGGCGGCGCCGTGAAGGAGGCGTACGAGGAGTTCAAGAGGATGGGCCTCGAGACCTTCGATCAGGGCCTGCAGGTCCTCTACCGCCCCTCGGCAGAGGATGAGGCGAAGTGCTACGATTTCGGAAGGGCGTTTGCGCGGACAATGAAGGAATACCACGAGAAATTCTAACGATCGGATAAAACTGGCAGGAGGATTCATGGGAACAGCGATGAACGATTTAATGGCGGCATTCGCCGGGGAGAGCCAGGCGAACAGGAAGTATCTCGCCTTTGCGAAGAAGGCGGAGCAGGAAGGCTTTAAGCAGGCTGCCAAGCTCTTCAGGGCTGCTGCCGAGGCGGAGACGATTCATGCCCACAACCACCTGAGGGAGGCGGGTGGCATCAAGAGCACGCGGGAGAACCTCGAGGCTGCCATCAACGGCGAGGTCTACGAGTTCGAGAAGATGTACCCCGAGATGATCAAGGATGCCGAGAGAGAGGGCAATAAAGGAGCGCTCCGCTCGTTCACGTTTGCGAACGAGGTCGAGAAGGTCCATGCAGCGCTCTACAAGAAGGCGCTCGAGAGCCTCGGCAGCGCTGCCGAGACCGACTACTACGTATGCGGCGTCTGCGGCCATACCGTGGAAGACGAGGCGCCCGACACCTGCCCGGTCTGCGGCGCGAAAAAGCAGGCATTCAAAAAAGTGGACTAGACATTCCATGCCGGGGGAGCAGCAGGCGAGGCGAACCATTTCCCTGAAAGGAGTTTTTATGAGACCGGCACTTAAACAGATTTTTCCGTTCCTGGCATCACTGTTTCTCTTGTCCCTGTTCCCGCTCTCGGGCGGTGCGGCAGGAGCTGCAGAGATGAAGGGCGATGCCGCCCCGCTGAGCCCCCAGACCCAGGCATGTATCGACTGCCACAAGACGTATACCCCCGGGATCGTCCATGACTGGCTCTCGAGCAGACACGCGAAGACGACCCCTGACGCTGCGCTGAAGAAGCCGGCCCTGCAGCGGAGGATCTCCGCTGCAAAAGTGCCGGACGACCTCTCCCCGTACGCGGTCGGCTGCTATGAGTGCCACAGCAGGAATATCGAAAAGCATAAAGACAGCTTCGACCACATGGGCTACCGGATCAACGTGATCGTCAGTCCCCATGACTGCAAGACCTGCCACCCCGTCGAGGCCGACCAGTTTGCCGGGACCAAAAAGGCGCATGCAGTCAAAAACCTCATGAGCAATCCTGTTTATCACTCTCTGGTAAGCACGATTACCGGCGTCAAGGAGATCAAGGACGGGAAGATCTCGGCGAAAGAGCCTTCGAACGCGGCGCTCATGGACTCCTGCCTCGGCTGTCATGGGACAAAGGTCGAAACCAAAGGTATGAAAAAGGTCTTCACCAGGATGGGCGTCGTGGAAGTGCCTGAGCTCACCAATTGGCCCAACGAGGGCGTCGGCAGGGAGAACCCCGACGGCAGCCTCGGCTCCTGCTCATCGTGCCATGCGCGCCATTCCTTCTCGATCGAGACAG containing:
- a CDS encoding Fur family transcriptional regulator, producing MNKTRERGLKLTPQRMAIFDYLRDNTDHPSAEDVYAAVSKRFPTMSFATVYNTLETLRKRGEVLELTIDADRKRFDPNTHPHHHLICIHCKRIVDIHSEFELSLSGKDRADFEVVGNHVEFYGVCGNCRKKKS
- a CDS encoding redoxin domain-containing protein, whose protein sequence is MEHVCCGLRVGQTAPDFTIETFEPTRGDFGERSLAEQKKAGKWTILFFYPADFTFVUATEFADLADQYENIKAANAELITVSTDTKFVHLAWKTSEKLLEKVKYPMGADPTGRLSRLFGIYDEETGLALRGTFLISPDGKLLGSEVNFYNVGRNSEELLRKLQASDYLRGAPEEACPARWTKGEKTLKPSAEMVGKVYEALQ
- a CDS encoding FprA family A-type flavoprotein, which encodes MKAVEIKNGIYWVGAIDWAVRDFHGYETPRGTTYNNYLVMDDEITLIDTVKHDFAEVMLKNIRSIVDPSKIRHMVVNHIENDHVTSLGRIMELIPHATVYITEKGRKGLEKFFDIAKWNMKVVKSGDTLTIGKRTLLFLETPMLHWPDSMMTYIKEDKLLISQDGFGQHIASAVRFDDEFVTCESMAELEDAVIDYYANILMPFGQLIKTKVAEIQKLGLEIDMIAPDHGVIWRANPGKVLQMYLDMAGGRAARCVSIIYDTMWHSTEQMTSPIMQGVKDEGCDCKVIKLRATPMSVAIKEFWKARGCLVGTPTLNNIMYPSVAEFLTHLRGLRPKNRIVGAFGSYGWGGGAVKEAYEEFKRMGLETFDQGLQVLYRPSAEDEAKCYDFGRAFARTMKEYHEKF
- a CDS encoding rubrerythrin family protein, with amino-acid sequence MGTAMNDLMAAFAGESQANRKYLAFAKKAEQEGFKQAAKLFRAAAEAETIHAHNHLREAGGIKSTRENLEAAINGEVYEFEKMYPEMIKDAEREGNKGALRSFTFANEVEKVHAALYKKALESLGSAAETDYYVCGVCGHTVEDEAPDTCPVCGAKKQAFKKVD